Proteins from a single region of Undibacterium sp. KW1:
- a CDS encoding HlyD family secretion protein has protein sequence MYKQFKPAAVLPLTLAVLFMLAGCNEKTSTAWSGYAEGDYVYISAPLGGKLDSIKVQAGQQVSKDSPLFALDAEAENAAHDEASARLTSAQAQASNTEKGRRTEEIAVTQAQLTSAQAQAALARQELARQQQLVGQGFVSKSRIDDAQTNVKLAEARVAELNAALSVAKLPARVDERAAAQASADAAKEALRQTIWRSGQKSQNAPANALVAEVFFRQGEYVQAGQPVLSLLPPENRKARFFVPEAELGKIAVGQAVSLHCDGCAASIPAHISRIASQAEYTPPVIYSNAQRAKLVFMVEAKPDQPGKLLLHPGQPLDVSLLSAVTGAGKAQ, from the coding sequence GTGTATAAACAATTCAAACCAGCAGCAGTATTGCCATTGACACTTGCAGTGTTATTCATGCTGGCAGGCTGCAATGAAAAGACCTCCACTGCCTGGTCAGGTTATGCAGAAGGTGATTACGTCTATATCTCTGCACCGCTGGGCGGCAAACTCGACAGTATCAAAGTGCAGGCAGGCCAGCAAGTCAGCAAGGATAGCCCGCTGTTTGCCCTTGATGCCGAAGCTGAAAATGCTGCCCATGACGAAGCCAGTGCCCGACTTACGAGCGCACAGGCACAGGCCAGCAATACAGAAAAAGGCAGGCGCACAGAAGAGATCGCCGTCACCCAGGCGCAACTGACAAGTGCTCAGGCACAGGCCGCCCTGGCAAGACAGGAATTGGCGCGTCAACAGCAACTGGTCGGGCAGGGCTTTGTGTCCAAGTCCCGCATCGACGATGCACAAACCAATGTCAAACTCGCGGAAGCACGCGTGGCAGAACTGAACGCCGCATTGAGTGTCGCAAAGCTGCCAGCACGCGTAGATGAACGTGCCGCTGCCCAGGCCAGTGCCGATGCCGCAAAAGAAGCCTTGCGCCAGACGATATGGCGCTCAGGCCAAAAATCACAAAACGCACCCGCGAATGCGTTAGTGGCAGAAGTGTTTTTCCGTCAGGGCGAATATGTACAAGCGGGCCAGCCGGTATTGTCGCTGCTACCGCCAGAAAACCGTAAAGCCCGGTTCTTTGTGCCGGAAGCTGAGTTGGGCAAGATCGCTGTTGGTCAGGCAGTCAGCCTGCATTGCGATGGTTGCGCAGCATCTATACCTGCCCACATCTCCCGTATCGCCAGCCAGGCTGAATACACACCACCCGTGATTTATTCAAATGCGCAAAGAGCCAAGCTGGTGTTCATGGTCGAGGCCAAACCTGATCAGCCCGGCAAACTCTTGCTGCATCCTGGTCAGCCTCTGGATGTGTCGCTTTTGTCTGCGGTAACAGGCGCAGGAAAAGCGCAGTGA
- a CDS encoding ABC transporter ATP-binding protein — translation MNNVTNTSIDTGNLAINVHGLSKSYGGRAVVDKVELQVAKGRICGFLGPNGSGKTTTIRMLCGLLTPDAGAGSCLGLDIIKQAEQIKRQVGYMTQKFGLYDDLSIRQNLDFVARLFELPNRKNAVDLSLERLGLTARQQQLAGSLSGGWKQRLALAACLIHEPRLLLLDEPTAGVDPKARRDFWDQIHLLADQGITVLVSTHYMDEAERCHELCYIAYGKILARGTESEIIHDSKLKVWTLQGEQLGSVLEPLKSAPGVLSVAAFGNAIHVAGLDEALVLQALDTIRHQTNIQITPSAANLEDVFISLIASAPDNFSKDDIQQIQKIRQKVKA, via the coding sequence GTGAATAACGTAACGAACACCAGCATTGATACAGGAAACCTGGCCATCAATGTGCATGGCCTGAGTAAATCCTATGGTGGTCGTGCGGTGGTCGATAAGGTCGAACTGCAAGTCGCCAAGGGCCGTATCTGTGGTTTTCTGGGGCCAAATGGCAGCGGCAAGACCACCACCATACGCATGCTCTGTGGCTTGCTGACGCCCGATGCTGGTGCGGGTTCCTGCCTGGGTCTGGATATCATCAAACAGGCAGAACAGATCAAGCGCCAGGTCGGTTATATGACGCAAAAGTTTGGCCTCTATGATGATCTGTCGATACGCCAGAACCTCGATTTCGTGGCGCGCCTGTTTGAGCTGCCCAACAGAAAAAATGCAGTCGATCTTTCTCTCGAAAGACTGGGCCTGACAGCCCGGCAGCAGCAACTGGCAGGATCATTGTCTGGTGGCTGGAAACAGCGCCTCGCACTGGCGGCCTGCCTCATCCATGAACCGCGCCTGCTGTTGCTGGATGAACCAACGGCTGGCGTCGATCCCAAGGCGCGTCGCGATTTTTGGGACCAGATTCATTTGCTGGCTGACCAGGGTATCACAGTGCTGGTGTCCACCCATTACATGGATGAAGCAGAACGCTGCCATGAACTTTGCTATATCGCCTACGGCAAGATACTGGCGCGTGGCACGGAGTCAGAAATCATACACGACTCCAAGCTCAAGGTCTGGACTCTGCAAGGTGAGCAACTGGGTTCTGTGCTTGAGCCCCTGAAGTCGGCACCAGGGGTATTAAGTGTCGCCGCATTCGGCAATGCCATCCACGTCGCGGGACTGGACGAGGCCCTGGTCTTGCAGGCACTCGATACCATCAGACATCAGACCAATATACAAATCACGCCGAGTGCAGCGAATCTGGAAGATGTCTTCATCAGCCTGATCGCCAGCGCACCTGATAATTTTTCCAAAGACGATATTCAACAAATACAGAAAATACGTCAAAAGGTGAAGGCATGA
- a CDS encoding ABC transporter permease — protein MKRFSLARMFAIFIKEFQQMMRDRLTFAMAVGIPILQLILFGYAINTDPKGLPTAVVNTDNSAMARSFVVAMQNTGYFRIDSVGQSEQEAEALLEKGKIQFMLVIPPQFTQQLVRGEKPALLISVDATDPSASGNAIAALNVIATQALHHDLKGPLQYLQTATPAYEVRVHRRYNPEGLSRYNIVPGLIGTILTMTMVMLTSLAMTRERERGTMENLLATPVRPAEVMVGKILPYVLIGYIQLGVIISAAFLLFEVPMMGSFSLLMSMIGVFILANLAVGFTFSTIAKNQLQAMQMTFFFFLPSMLLSGFMFPFRAMPEWAQAIGEALPLTHFLRIVRGILLKGNTADQLAPELWPMLVFLLVAGFVALKRYRQTLD, from the coding sequence ATGAAGCGCTTTTCGCTGGCACGCATGTTCGCCATCTTTATCAAGGAATTCCAGCAAATGATGCGTGACCGCCTGACCTTTGCCATGGCGGTCGGCATCCCCATCCTGCAACTCATCCTGTTCGGCTATGCCATCAATACAGACCCCAAAGGCTTGCCAACTGCCGTAGTCAACACCGACAATAGTGCCATGGCACGCAGCTTTGTCGTTGCCATGCAAAACACAGGCTACTTCCGTATCGACTCGGTAGGCCAGAGTGAGCAAGAGGCAGAAGCCTTGCTGGAAAAAGGCAAAATACAATTCATGCTGGTGATACCGCCACAATTCACCCAGCAACTGGTGCGCGGTGAAAAACCAGCCTTGCTGATCTCCGTTGATGCGACTGATCCTTCAGCATCAGGTAACGCCATCGCCGCACTGAATGTCATCGCCACCCAGGCCTTGCATCACGATCTCAAAGGCCCTTTGCAATACCTGCAAACCGCCACGCCAGCTTATGAGGTTCGCGTGCACCGCCGCTATAATCCTGAGGGCCTGTCACGCTATAACATCGTGCCTGGCCTGATAGGCACCATACTCACCATGACCATGGTCATGCTGACCTCGCTCGCCATGACAAGAGAACGTGAGCGCGGCACCATGGAAAACCTGCTGGCAACTCCGGTGCGCCCGGCAGAAGTCATGGTCGGCAAAATCCTGCCCTATGTGCTGATCGGTTACATCCAACTCGGCGTCATCATTAGCGCCGCCTTCCTGTTATTTGAAGTGCCCATGATGGGCAGCTTCAGCCTTCTCATGAGCATGATAGGTGTTTTCATCCTCGCCAATCTTGCAGTGGGCTTCACCTTTTCGACGATCGCAAAGAACCAGTTGCAAGCGATGCAGATGACTTTCTTTTTCTTCCTGCCATCGATGCTGCTGTCCGGTTTCATGTTCCCTTTTCGCGCCATGCCGGAATGGGCACAAGCGATAGGCGAAGCACTGCCATTGACGCACTTCCTGCGCATCGTGCGGGGGATTTTATTGAAGGGAAATACCGCAGACCAGCTAGCACCAGAGCTATGGCCCATGCTGGTGTTTCTGCTGGTGGCGGGGTTTGTGGCTTTGAAGAGGTATAGGCAGACTTTGGATTAA
- a CDS encoding D-alanyl-D-alanine carboxypeptidase family protein, whose translation MVISQAANFIIPPQLLEQRGLLPQQEATELVLAETGEDGRQYLLTPATKLAWQAMKAAASEDGIALLMISAFRSIARQTEIISDKLAEGQQLQDILLVCAPPGYSEHHTGRAIDIATPEDPELEISFDTTAAFAWLQNNAGRFGFHMSYPPGNTSGFQYEPWHWCFQS comes from the coding sequence ATGGTCATCAGCCAGGCTGCAAACTTCATCATCCCGCCGCAACTACTGGAACAGCGTGGCCTGCTACCGCAGCAAGAAGCCACAGAACTGGTACTGGCAGAAACCGGCGAAGATGGCAGGCAATACCTGCTGACACCTGCCACCAAGCTCGCCTGGCAAGCCATGAAGGCTGCCGCCAGCGAGGATGGCATTGCCCTGCTGATGATCTCCGCCTTCCGCAGCATCGCCAGACAAACCGAGATCATCAGCGACAAACTGGCTGAGGGTCAGCAACTGCAAGACATATTACTAGTCTGCGCCCCACCCGGCTACAGCGAACATCACACTGGCCGAGCGATAGACATCGCCACGCCAGAAGACCCTGAGCTGGAAATTTCTTTTGACACCACGGCTGCCTTTGCGTGGCTGCAAAATAATGCAGGGCGCTTTGGTTTTCACATGTCTTACCCGCCAGGAAATACCAGCGGGTTTCAATATGAGCCGTGGCATTGGTGTTTTCAGTCTTAA
- a CDS encoding N-acetylmuramoyl-L-alanine amidase, with protein MKKITLYSLFTAVSLFISGCATVGPMGKLDTTISAKSQEERVQFIILHYTALDEPTSLRVLSQQAVSANYLVGDQAPIRVWQLVPENHMAYHAGLSEWKGYSRLNASSIGIEIVNLGFKDTPEGRIYFPFPQAQIDRVIALVKDISARYQIRPEYILGHSDIAPLRKSDPGPLFPWKQLADAGLIPWPKAEEVAQRMTAYELQLPDIKWFQQKLAQYGYGIPQTGLLDETTRSVLVAFQTKYRPAKFDGMPDAETAAILDTLLANLKAK; from the coding sequence ATGAAAAAAATCACGCTATATAGTTTGTTTACTGCTGTCAGCCTCTTCATCAGTGGCTGTGCCACCGTAGGCCCCATGGGCAAACTTGATACCACCATTTCTGCCAAGAGCCAGGAAGAACGCGTGCAATTCATCATCCTGCACTACACCGCTCTGGATGAACCCACCTCCTTGCGCGTACTCAGCCAGCAAGCCGTCAGCGCCAATTACCTGGTTGGTGATCAAGCCCCCATCAGAGTCTGGCAACTGGTACCGGAAAATCACATGGCGTATCACGCTGGTCTCAGTGAATGGAAGGGCTATAGCCGACTGAATGCCAGTTCCATAGGCATAGAAATCGTCAATCTCGGTTTCAAGGATACGCCAGAAGGCAGGATTTACTTCCCCTTCCCGCAAGCCCAGATAGACCGCGTGATTGCCCTCGTCAAGGATATCTCGGCACGCTACCAGATACGCCCTGAATACATACTCGGCCATTCCGACATCGCCCCGTTGCGCAAGTCAGACCCTGGCCCGCTCTTCCCATGGAAGCAACTGGCCGATGCTGGCCTGATCCCCTGGCCCAAGGCGGAAGAAGTTGCACAACGCATGACAGCTTATGAGCTGCAGCTACCGGACATCAAATGGTTCCAGCAAAAACTTGCACAATACGGCTATGGCATTCCACAGACCGGTCTGCTCGATGAAACCACCCGCAGTGTGCTGGTCGCCTTCCAGACCAAGTACAGGCCAGCAAAGTTTGACGGCATGCCAGATGCAGAAACCGCCGCCATACTCGACACCCTGCTTGCTAATCTGAAGGCGAAATAA
- a CDS encoding N-acetylglucosamine kinase: MSPDQQASLAQQTADIALGIDAGGTQTRWALANKDEQILANGTAAGLTALQIDKPEGREAVHQIFASLAAATGSHGQVGSIRAGITGFGGDSQTLPDMLAECFNLKKQHILVSNDIEIAYLDIFKPGTGYLIYAGTGSIAAYIDADGEFHRAGGRGYLLDDAGGGFWIAREAISKLWRAEDENPGQWKNSEMAIRIFKLIGGNDWNISRDFIYHRSRGEIGKLALAVASAAYSDPVAMSILQNAGKELARLGMAMCARFGSKPIALSGRVQELHPAIVESLRQNLSPEISLRQSTCQAHFSAARLAARHLKNLP, from the coding sequence ATGTCACCTGATCAGCAAGCAAGCCTGGCACAACAAACCGCAGACATTGCGCTGGGCATAGATGCAGGCGGCACACAGACACGCTGGGCTCTGGCAAACAAAGATGAACAAATCCTTGCCAACGGCACGGCCGCAGGCCTGACCGCGCTGCAAATTGACAAACCGGAAGGAAGAGAAGCCGTGCACCAGATATTTGCCAGCCTGGCAGCTGCCACTGGCAGCCATGGCCAGGTAGGCAGCATACGCGCAGGCATCACCGGCTTTGGCGGCGATTCACAGACCCTGCCAGATATGCTGGCTGAGTGCTTTAACTTAAAAAAGCAACATATCCTGGTCAGCAATGACATAGAAATTGCCTATCTCGATATTTTCAAACCCGGCACTGGTTATCTGATCTATGCAGGTACCGGCTCTATCGCTGCCTATATTGATGCCGATGGGGAATTTCACCGGGCAGGTGGCCGTGGTTATCTGCTTGATGATGCCGGGGGTGGCTTCTGGATAGCACGCGAAGCCATCAGCAAGCTCTGGCGGGCGGAAGATGAAAATCCCGGCCAGTGGAAAAATTCAGAAATGGCGATCCGTATTTTCAAGCTCATCGGTGGCAATGACTGGAATATATCGCGCGACTTTATCTATCATCGCAGCCGTGGCGAAATTGGCAAACTCGCCCTGGCCGTCGCCTCTGCTGCCTACAGTGACCCAGTCGCCATGTCCATCTTGCAGAATGCAGGTAAGGAACTGGCGCGCCTGGGCATGGCCATGTGCGCCCGCTTTGGCAGCAAACCGATTGCACTGAGTGGACGCGTACAGGAATTGCATCCGGCTATCGTTGAATCCCTGCGCCAGAATTTATCACCCGAGATATCCCTACGCCAAAGTACTTGCCAGGCACATTTTTCTGCAGCACGGCTCGCTGCCCGACACCTCAAAAACCTACCATGA
- a CDS encoding AmpG family muropeptide MFS transporter has product MTSETVTAVKKPEVPAGGVWRWIPSLYFSQGIPYVVVMTLSVIMYKNLDISNSDIALYTSWLYLPFVIKPFWSPFVDMFKTKRFWIITLELIIGAMFGLVALTIPMPGFFQATLLVFWLLAFSAATHDISSDGFYMLALEQYQQAAFVGVRSMFFRISMLTGQGALVYLAGTLRDMTGDARFGWVVVFCVLAVMFISLSAYHKWALPRPASDTAHGDPNQVVATFFTIFGKFIKKKNILLTIAFLLLYRFGEAQLVKMAPPFLLDSIDKGGLGLSTQAVGIVYGTMGMIALTIGGLAGGALISRFGLKRMLWPMALAINVPHLVYVYLAFVQPGNIYLIGAAVAIEQMGYGFGFTAYVLYMIMIADGEHKTAHYAICTGFMALSMMLPGMFSGRLQENLGYAHFFVWICIAAVPTFVVTALIKVDPAFGKKTE; this is encoded by the coding sequence ATGACAAGCGAGACAGTTACTGCAGTCAAAAAACCTGAAGTTCCTGCGGGCGGGGTCTGGCGCTGGATACCCTCATTGTATTTCAGCCAGGGGATTCCTTACGTCGTGGTAATGACACTTTCCGTCATTATGTACAAAAACCTGGATATTTCCAATTCGGATATTGCATTATATACAAGCTGGTTATACCTGCCTTTTGTGATCAAGCCGTTCTGGTCGCCGTTCGTCGATATGTTCAAGACCAAACGCTTCTGGATCATTACGCTGGAACTGATCATAGGTGCGATGTTCGGGCTGGTGGCCCTGACCATACCCATGCCAGGTTTTTTCCAGGCGACGCTGCTGGTGTTCTGGTTGCTGGCGTTCAGTGCGGCCACCCATGACATCAGCTCGGATGGTTTTTACATGCTGGCGCTGGAACAGTATCAGCAGGCGGCTTTTGTTGGTGTACGCAGCATGTTTTTCAGAATATCCATGCTGACCGGGCAGGGCGCCCTGGTTTATCTGGCTGGCACGTTGCGCGACATGACAGGCGATGCCAGGTTTGGCTGGGTCGTGGTTTTTTGTGTGCTGGCGGTGATGTTCATCAGTCTGTCTGCCTACCATAAATGGGCCTTGCCACGTCCTGCCAGTGATACGGCGCATGGGGACCCGAATCAGGTAGTGGCCACTTTCTTTACGATCTTTGGCAAGTTCATCAAAAAGAAAAACATACTGCTGACGATAGCCTTTCTTTTGTTGTATCGCTTTGGTGAAGCGCAACTGGTCAAGATGGCACCACCGTTCTTGCTCGACAGTATCGATAAAGGTGGCCTTGGTCTTTCTACCCAGGCGGTTGGTATCGTGTATGGCACCATGGGCATGATAGCGCTGACCATAGGTGGCCTTGCCGGTGGTGCGCTGATCTCGCGTTTTGGTTTGAAACGCATGTTGTGGCCGATGGCACTGGCGATCAATGTGCCGCATCTGGTGTATGTCTATCTGGCCTTTGTGCAGCCAGGCAATATCTATCTGATTGGTGCTGCTGTCGCCATAGAACAAATGGGTTATGGTTTTGGCTTTACAGCCTATGTGCTGTATATGATCATGATTGCTGATGGCGAACACAAGACCGCGCATTATGCGATTTGTACGGGTTTCATGGCGCTGAGCATGATGTTGCCAGGGATGTTCAGTGGCCGCTTGCAAGAGAATTTGGGCTATGCCCATTTCTTTGTCTGGATATGTATCGCTGCCGTTCCTACCTTCGTTGTGACCGCCCTTATTAAAGTAGATCCGGCCTTTGGAAAAAAAACTGAATAG
- a CDS encoding succinylglutamate desuccinylase/aspartoacylase family protein: MNKTAYPYHFQSNSYSSPQPGSSVIITGAVHGNETCGTQAIRRVIAELEEGSLQLLAGRLTLVPVCNPLAYKLGQREGERNLNRRLIPTTDVQEFEDHVANWLCPLMAQHDVLLDLHSFRSQGEPFVLIGPENNRGPIESFSHEKQELAMAMRLGVHRLVDGWLSTYARGVQCRQERLAHDADAKTVANANTQFGVGTTEYMRSVGGYAMTLECGQHLDPQAPAVAYTAIVNSLRHLGVIAGAAPEPVAQVEALRIYDVIDKLHDGDRFVREWRSFDELKQGELIGKRADGTEVRADQDGRIIFPDAGASAGEEWFYLTKPNPRLALAGSGKSIA, translated from the coding sequence ATGAACAAAACCGCTTACCCCTATCATTTTCAAAGCAACAGCTACAGCTCACCACAGCCTGGCAGCAGTGTCATTATCACTGGTGCCGTGCATGGCAATGAAACCTGCGGCACTCAGGCAATCCGCCGCGTCATTGCAGAACTCGAAGAGGGCAGCCTGCAATTGCTGGCTGGCCGTCTGACGCTGGTACCGGTATGCAATCCGCTGGCCTACAAACTGGGGCAAAGAGAAGGCGAACGCAACCTGAACCGCCGCCTGATACCAACGACTGATGTGCAGGAATTTGAAGATCATGTGGCAAACTGGTTATGCCCGTTGATGGCCCAGCATGATGTCTTGCTGGATCTGCATTCTTTCCGTAGTCAGGGCGAGCCTTTTGTCCTTATAGGGCCAGAAAATAATCGTGGCCCCATAGAATCATTCAGCCATGAAAAACAGGAACTGGCCATGGCCATGCGCCTCGGTGTGCACAGGCTGGTGGATGGCTGGCTCAGCACTTATGCGCGTGGCGTGCAATGCCGCCAGGAGCGGCTGGCACATGATGCCGATGCCAAAACTGTGGCAAATGCAAATACACAGTTTGGCGTAGGTACCACAGAATACATGCGTTCAGTCGGTGGTTATGCGATGACGCTGGAATGCGGCCAGCATCTCGACCCGCAAGCGCCAGCGGTGGCTTATACCGCCATCGTCAACAGCCTGCGTCACCTGGGTGTGATCGCCGGTGCAGCGCCAGAACCTGTGGCACAGGTGGAAGCACTGCGCATCTATGATGTCATCGATAAACTGCATGATGGCGATCGTTTCGTGCGCGAATGGCGCAGCTTTGATGAATTGAAACAAGGCGAGCTGATAGGCAAGCGCGCCGATGGTACTGAAGTCAGGGCAGATCAGGATGGCCGCATCATCTTCCCTGACGCTGGTGCCAGTGCTGGTGAAGAATGGTTTTACCTGACCAAACCCAACCCCCGACTGGCCCTGGCCGGGTCTGGAAAGTCGATAGCATGA
- a CDS encoding ABC transporter substrate-binding protein, which yields MVLPDQTQPPTGPGRVWKVDSMSLRFLCAALLGVSALVSVMPVHAAASNEKVLRVLVTTPESSLDPAVASDVPSVSINENIFEPMLRYDYLARPVKLKPNTLKSMPEILDQGKTYVLHLQPGILFTPDPAFKGKPRELTAEDYIYSIKRIYDPAVKSPWLFMFEGKLLGDEKLKPAKDGKGQDFNLQTSIPGLQALDKYTLRVRLNAPDSNFLFILATTATGAVAREVVEAYGNQVGNHPIGTGPFILGQWQRSFRIELLANPQYRKVVFNDQGTDDVTRKIAASLAGQTLPRVSKVEIKIMEEQQSRVLGFLNHEFDYLEQVPPPLSNMVLDDGKLKPALQQQGVRLSLFTPLQTSYMWMNMEDPVIGGYTPEKIALRRAIALSYDSKEDIALMEKGLAIQAQSPLPPNVLGYDASYKTPVQYDLKLANALLDKFGYKRAADGYRNLPDGQALYLQMHSLASTTGRLRDEVWRKNLDAIGIHVSFKTDKHSEILRAARLGKVQMTEANWIADFPDAENFYQLLYGPNAGRANYSRFNLPAFNKLYEEAMRLSDSPERTAIYRQMAQLMHGYSPWVPRIHPVTADLSQPWLQNFYRHPVDFTSWRYVDVDVAARNKVLK from the coding sequence ATGGTTTTACCTGACCAAACCCAACCCCCGACTGGCCCTGGCCGGGTCTGGAAAGTCGATAGCATGAGTTTGCGTTTCCTTTGTGCTGCATTGCTGGGTGTGTCTGCCCTGGTCAGCGTGATGCCTGTACATGCTGCAGCCAGCAATGAAAAAGTCTTGCGCGTGCTGGTGACGACACCAGAGAGCAGCCTCGACCCGGCAGTGGCATCTGACGTACCCTCCGTCAGTATCAACGAAAATATTTTTGAACCCATGCTGCGCTATGACTACCTGGCGCGACCTGTCAAACTCAAGCCAAATACCCTGAAAAGCATGCCAGAGATACTGGATCAGGGTAAAACCTATGTCCTGCATCTGCAACCCGGCATCCTGTTTACACCTGATCCTGCATTCAAGGGCAAGCCCAGGGAATTGACGGCAGAAGATTACATCTACAGCATCAAGCGCATCTATGACCCTGCGGTCAAGTCGCCGTGGCTGTTCATGTTTGAAGGCAAGTTGCTCGGTGATGAAAAACTCAAGCCCGCCAAAGATGGCAAGGGCCAGGACTTCAATCTGCAAACCAGCATCCCCGGTTTGCAGGCGTTGGATAAATACACCTTGCGCGTGCGCCTGAACGCACCTGACAGCAATTTCCTGTTCATCCTGGCGACTACTGCTACTGGGGCCGTAGCCAGGGAAGTGGTTGAGGCTTATGGCAACCAGGTCGGCAATCACCCCATAGGAACCGGCCCTTTCATACTCGGGCAATGGCAACGCAGTTTTCGTATAGAGTTACTGGCGAATCCGCAATACCGCAAAGTGGTGTTCAATGACCAGGGTACCGATGATGTTACCAGGAAAATCGCTGCCAGCCTGGCAGGGCAGACCTTGCCGCGTGTCAGCAAGGTAGAAATCAAGATCATGGAAGAGCAGCAGTCGCGTGTGCTGGGTTTTCTGAACCATGAGTTTGACTATCTGGAACAAGTGCCGCCGCCACTGTCGAATATGGTGCTGGATGATGGCAAGCTCAAGCCAGCATTACAACAGCAGGGCGTGCGTCTGTCGCTGTTCACTCCACTTCAAACTTCTTATATGTGGATGAATATGGAAGACCCGGTGATAGGCGGCTATACCCCGGAGAAAATCGCCCTGCGCCGCGCCATTGCCCTCAGTTATGACAGCAAGGAAGACATCGCCTTGATGGAAAAAGGCCTGGCGATACAGGCGCAATCTCCTTTGCCACCGAATGTGCTGGGTTACGATGCCAGCTATAAAACTCCGGTGCAATATGACCTAAAGCTGGCCAATGCCTTGCTCGACAAATTTGGCTATAAACGCGCGGCAGATGGTTACCGCAATCTGCCTGATGGGCAGGCATTGTATTTGCAAATGCATAGTCTGGCCAGCACGACCGGCCGCTTGCGCGACGAAGTCTGGCGCAAGAACCTGGATGCTATCGGCATTCACGTCAGCTTCAAGACTGACAAGCATTCTGAAATCTTGCGTGCTGCCCGCCTGGGCAAGGTGCAGATGACCGAGGCCAACTGGATTGCTGATTTTCCCGATGCCGAGAATTTTTACCAGCTTCTGTATGGCCCGAATGCCGGTCGTGCCAATTATTCGCGCTTCAACTTGCCTGCCTTTAACAAGCTGTATGAAGAAGCCATGCGTCTGAGCGACAGCCCGGAGAGAACGGCTATTTACCGGCAAATGGCACAGCTCATGCATGGCTATAGCCCCTGGGTGCCGCGTATACACCCTGTGACGGCAGATTTATCCCAGCCCTGGCTACAAAACTTCTACAGACATCCGGTGGATTTTACAAGCTGGCGCTATGTTGATGTGGATGTTGCAGCCCGTAATAAAGTATTAAAATAA
- a CDS encoding M15 family metallopeptidase, translated as MRCELIADHPDFCRLDTVSGIVIDLRYVGADNFVGRELYGDLDCSWLHREAVAALQAAVNWLHEHHPDLRILVLDALRPHRVQEMLWQHLDGTPLRMYVADPARGSIHSFGMAVDVTLIDAAGKELDMGSGFDALEEKSHPALEQRMLAEGQLTQHQLDQRGILRAAMAHGGFRGINSEWWHFNCGDPVVVRETYLRID; from the coding sequence GTGCGTTGTGAATTGATTGCGGATCATCCTGATTTTTGCCGGCTCGACACCGTCAGCGGCATAGTTATCGATTTACGTTATGTCGGTGCCGACAATTTTGTCGGCCGTGAGTTATATGGTGATCTGGACTGCAGTTGGTTGCACCGCGAAGCGGTTGCTGCCCTGCAGGCTGCAGTCAACTGGTTGCATGAACATCACCCTGACTTGCGCATCCTGGTACTCGACGCCCTGCGCCCGCACCGCGTGCAGGAAATGCTGTGGCAGCACCTGGATGGCACACCCTTGCGCATGTACGTCGCCGACCCGGCACGTGGTTCCATCCATTCCTTTGGCATGGCGGTGGATGTCACGCTCATCGATGCCGCTGGCAAGGAACTGGACATGGGCAGCGGCTTTGATGCCCTCGAAGAAAAATCCCATCCTGCACTTGAGCAAAGAATGCTGGCGGAAGGGCAGCTCACCCAGCACCAGCTGGACCAGCGTGGCATATTGCGGGCAGCAATGGCGCATGGCGGATTCAGGGGCATCAATAGCGAATGGTGGCATTTCAATTGTGGCGACCCGGTGGTCGTGCGCGAAACTTATTTGCGCATAGACTGA